The proteins below are encoded in one region of Levilactobacillus namurensis:
- the ylqF gene encoding ribosome biogenesis GTPase YlqF: MSTIQWFPGHMAKAIRQMEENVHLVDIVFELVDARIPAASRNPEVSRISRDKPHLIILTKKDLADPQQTAAWLNAYRAQNIPAIAIDSRANVTPKQITNLALKILGDKLAAEKAKGLKERPVRAMTVGVPNVGKSTLLNHLVQRRAAQVGNTPGVTKGQQWLRSSKHLELLDTPGILWPKFKDQETAQKLALTGAIKEKLYAKDDVALFALHFFRQYHLPELEQRYRLTAADRELSDVDLLLKITANLGMRDDYERASERIILDARRQKLGGFTLDRAPQKEATDHDPEKA, from the coding sequence ATGAGTACCATTCAATGGTTTCCCGGCCATATGGCCAAAGCAATTCGCCAGATGGAAGAAAACGTTCACCTGGTCGACATTGTGTTTGAACTTGTCGACGCCCGCATCCCCGCAGCTTCTCGTAATCCAGAAGTCAGTCGGATCAGTCGGGACAAGCCGCATTTAATTATTTTAACCAAAAAGGACTTAGCCGATCCCCAGCAGACTGCGGCGTGGTTAAACGCCTATCGCGCGCAGAACATCCCGGCGATTGCCATCGATTCGCGGGCGAACGTCACACCTAAGCAGATTACCAACTTAGCGTTGAAAATCTTGGGTGACAAGCTTGCGGCTGAAAAGGCGAAGGGCCTGAAGGAACGGCCAGTCCGGGCCATGACGGTCGGGGTCCCTAACGTGGGGAAGTCGACGTTATTGAACCACTTAGTCCAGCGACGGGCGGCCCAGGTCGGGAATACCCCGGGGGTCACTAAGGGGCAACAGTGGCTGCGTTCTAGTAAGCACCTGGAATTGCTAGACACGCCCGGAATCCTCTGGCCTAAGTTTAAGGATCAAGAGACCGCCCAGAAATTAGCCTTGACGGGCGCAATTAAGGAAAAGCTGTACGCCAAAGACGACGTGGCCTTGTTTGCGTTACACTTCTTCCGGCAATACCACTTACCCGAGTTGGAACAGCGGTACCGGTTAACGGCCGCCGACCGGGAACTCAGTGACGTGGATCTCCTCTTGAAGATTACGGCTAATCTGGGGATGCGTGACGATTACGAGCGGGCGAGTGAACGAATCATCCTGGACGCACGCCGGCAGAAATTAGGGGGCTTCACCCTCGATCGGGCACCGCAGAAAGAAGCGACGGACCATGACCCAGAAAAGGCCTAG
- a CDS encoding MFS transporter, with amino-acid sequence MSNKNIILFSQFINEFGSGFSRIALIILVTDWFHNPIYVGILTFGVFVPEILLAAPVGYFVDKKSHLKRLLVQSSLASAISVIAIFLCVYFKVKSFALLVIGAIIYDIFSGFFDPIIVKLTVRLFEKGDYNKINAAISTARTSAGLFSGVLVTVFTGFVPIKYLFLFDFLSYVVISLVLLGLNEHREVNHPLNDSAGEEYKSNIWNSFGFVKQLLHDFPPLVPVLVTALLFNILLAPNSVYFAQISGEVFRNVKLIGVMDSFFSMGFLIGSIIYRLTSERVNIHTFLQIAIVQVPISFLLFGESQNIVITLLGLLLLGAALPFFNISSKTVLQRVIPESRLATVSNSYFSLINLTQPIGLLGIPILLNLSGIRRFSLIAGIAYLGVTLMILATGKISTALD; translated from the coding sequence GTGAGTAATAAAAATATCATTCTTTTTAGCCAGTTTATTAATGAATTTGGTAGTGGCTTTTCACGTATTGCGTTAATTATTCTGGTAACAGATTGGTTCCATAATCCAATATACGTTGGAATTTTAACATTTGGGGTCTTCGTGCCTGAGATTTTGTTAGCAGCACCTGTTGGCTATTTTGTAGATAAAAAGTCGCATTTAAAAAGATTACTGGTGCAAAGTAGTCTAGCTTCTGCAATCTCGGTAATTGCTATTTTCCTTTGTGTCTATTTCAAAGTAAAAAGTTTTGCTCTTTTAGTGATAGGTGCGATTATTTACGATATTTTTTCAGGGTTCTTCGATCCAATAATCGTAAAGTTGACGGTCCGGCTGTTTGAAAAGGGCGATTACAATAAAATCAACGCTGCGATAAGTACGGCGCGAACTAGCGCTGGCTTGTTTTCGGGAGTCTTAGTAACGGTTTTTACCGGCTTCGTGCCAATTAAATATTTATTCTTATTCGACTTTCTTTCCTATGTCGTTATTAGTTTAGTTTTGTTAGGATTGAACGAACATCGTGAGGTCAATCACCCCCTAAACGACAGTGCTGGAGAAGAATACAAAAGCAATATTTGGAATAGTTTCGGCTTTGTTAAGCAATTGCTTCATGATTTTCCGCCATTGGTGCCGGTACTGGTTACAGCACTTCTTTTTAATATTCTACTAGCACCTAATAGTGTTTATTTTGCTCAAATATCGGGTGAAGTTTTTCGAAACGTGAAGTTAATCGGCGTCATGGATTCGTTTTTCTCAATGGGTTTTCTGATTGGCTCGATTATTTATCGGCTTACATCTGAGCGGGTAAACATTCATACCTTTCTACAAATAGCAATTGTACAAGTGCCGATTTCATTTCTGTTGTTTGGAGAGTCTCAAAACATTGTGATCACGCTTCTAGGATTATTGCTTTTGGGAGCGGCTTTGCCATTCTTTAACATTTCATCTAAAACAGTCTTGCAACGAGTAATTCCTGAATCCAGATTGGCAACCGTCTCTAATAGCTACTTTTCCCTGATTAATTTAACACAGCCAATTGGTTTGCTGGGAATTCCAATTCTACTTAACCTTTCTGGCATTAGGAGGTTTAGTCTGATTGCTGGTATTGCTTACCTAGGTGTGACTCTGATGATTCTGGCAACGGGTAAGATTTCTACGGCCCTAGATTAA
- a CDS encoding helix-turn-helix domain-containing protein, giving the protein MKTIGETLRQIRKSKGLKLKDLAINGVSATFISKVERNESNIGLNKFEALLNGLHVSYDEFKYLQNNYSQNSQEEFLEKLNNFVIDEN; this is encoded by the coding sequence ATGAAAACGATTGGTGAAACACTACGACAAATACGTAAAAGCAAGGGCCTAAAGCTAAAGGATTTGGCAATCAATGGTGTGTCAGCAACCTTTATTTCAAAGGTCGAAAGAAACGAATCTAATATTGGCCTGAACAAGTTTGAAGCACTGCTCAACGGTTTACACGTCTCCTATGACGAGTTCAAATATCTTCAAAACAACTACTCACAAAATTCACAAGAAGAGTTCTTAGAAAAATTAAATAATTTTGTTATCGATGAAAACTGA
- a CDS encoding YozE family protein — MIKTFYTFLMTQRNPESYDPVAEFANNAFYDSSFPKQETDFERLSKYLEENASYLPSMTIFDDAWRLYQDFLA; from the coding sequence ATGATTAAAACATTTTACACATTTCTCATGACCCAACGGAATCCGGAGAGTTATGATCCGGTCGCCGAGTTTGCCAACAATGCGTTTTATGACAGTTCGTTTCCCAAGCAAGAAACGGATTTCGAGCGTCTCTCGAAGTATCTGGAAGAAAATGCCAGTTACCTGCCCTCAATGACCATCTTTGACGACGCTTGGCGGCTCTACCAAGACTTCTTGGCATAA
- a CDS encoding YpmS family protein, giving the protein MQRHGTQSTPRNGWKLGFLTLLAVIVVGFLVTIFLAMRPVKVAATAQPATTATTKINVTLNKQQVNALADYYVNKSLTNQSMKYRFQVADHAMLTGSTQVLGAHVNFSLMFQPTVLPSGDVKLTAQKLSIGALPVPVSFVMNYIAKNYPLPKWVAVDSGKHTVTLHLTAIGNGKKLSYAAKTIDLSGKGKFVFQARIPQN; this is encoded by the coding sequence ATGCAACGACACGGAACACAATCCACCCCGCGTAACGGGTGGAAACTGGGCTTTCTGACGTTACTGGCCGTCATCGTGGTTGGCTTTTTGGTTACCATCTTTCTGGCCATGCGACCCGTTAAGGTGGCCGCAACGGCACAACCAGCTACGACGGCAACCACTAAGATCAACGTGACGTTGAATAAGCAACAAGTTAATGCTCTGGCTGATTACTACGTCAATAAATCGTTGACTAATCAGTCCATGAAGTACCGTTTTCAGGTCGCCGACCACGCCATGTTGACCGGCTCAACGCAGGTGTTAGGGGCGCACGTGAACTTCTCGTTAATGTTTCAGCCAACGGTTCTACCGTCAGGGGATGTGAAGCTAACGGCCCAGAAGCTGTCCATCGGTGCTTTACCGGTACCGGTCAGCTTCGTCATGAACTACATCGCGAAGAACTATCCGCTACCTAAGTGGGTGGCCGTGGATAGCGGGAAGCACACGGTTACCCTGCACTTGACGGCTATCGGTAACGGGAAGAAGTTATCGTACGCGGCGAAGACGATTGACTTATCCGGTAAGGGCAAGTTTGTCTTCCAAGCGCGGATTCCACAGAATTAA
- a CDS encoding GDSL-type esterase/lipase family protein, which produces MKKMKNLSKVLGIALLIVVVALAFLTYWHPGARTLKTDKVPQNDRRQTVRLVALGDSLTQGVGDQTKTGGYTSRIQKMVHQKDKVKVIMHNYGRAGDRSDQIEKRLVDSPKMQQQVKQAQVITLTVGGNDLLQTLTKNVMINQQSKLDRQLDQAEDTYRGKLESLLNTVRKYNGHASIFIYSIYNPIYVYFANVTQITNAVTDWNKVTTKATRRYQNLYYVDIDRPLSVGQYRSISQQAKLKRAAQESNSGELSVETFQKQILASDVNDELNDYLSPADHFHPNAKGYRLMTQKLYTQMQAHQQWLKK; this is translated from the coding sequence ATGAAAAAAATGAAAAACCTCTCGAAGGTCCTGGGGATCGCCCTATTGATTGTCGTGGTGGCTTTAGCTTTCCTGACGTACTGGCATCCCGGCGCGCGAACCTTGAAGACGGATAAGGTTCCTCAAAATGACCGCCGACAAACGGTACGGTTGGTGGCCTTGGGGGATTCGTTGACGCAGGGAGTGGGTGACCAAACCAAGACCGGGGGGTACACCAGTCGGATTCAGAAGATGGTGCACCAAAAGGATAAGGTCAAGGTCATCATGCACAACTATGGTCGCGCGGGTGACCGGAGTGACCAGATCGAAAAGCGACTAGTGGACAGTCCTAAGATGCAACAACAGGTCAAACAAGCGCAGGTCATTACGTTGACCGTGGGCGGCAATGACCTCCTCCAGACGTTGACGAAAAATGTCATGATCAATCAGCAGTCCAAGCTGGATCGGCAATTAGACCAAGCCGAAGACACGTACCGGGGAAAATTGGAGAGCCTGTTGAATACAGTTCGCAAGTATAATGGGCACGCATCGATTTTTATCTACAGTATCTACAATCCCATTTACGTGTACTTTGCGAACGTGACTCAGATCACCAACGCCGTAACGGATTGGAATAAGGTCACGACCAAGGCGACCCGTAGGTACCAGAACCTGTACTACGTTGATATTGACCGGCCCTTATCAGTCGGCCAATACCGCTCAATCAGTCAACAGGCTAAGCTTAAGCGGGCCGCTCAAGAAAGTAATTCGGGAGAACTGTCCGTCGAGACGTTCCAAAAGCAGATTTTGGCCAGTGACGTTAACGACGAGCTGAACGATTACTTATCACCAGCCGATCACTTCCACCCGAATGCGAAAGGGTACCGGTTAATGACCCAGAAGTTGTATACTCAAATGCAAGCACATCAACAATGGTTAAAGAAATAG
- a CDS encoding DegV family protein — protein sequence MANIKIVTDSSAGLTDQQIQENHITIVPLTVMIDDTIYVERESITNKEFIDKMKTSKTLPKTSQPPLGSFVETFDKLGEDGSSVICFTMLEAISGTIHAAEQAANLSKTDVTVVDSQFTDQALAFQVIEAAQLAAQGADKAAILERAAKVRDNTHLFMGIVTLENILKGGRLGRAAGMLTSLLNIKIVLQVTGGQLKVRAKGRGMKTIDRYFDKVYEQIKQTPNIKAIGISHVEAFDSIDKIQAHLKELLPGMPVLVRETVPIIATHGGPGAFALMYYTDPTK from the coding sequence ATGGCTAACATCAAAATCGTCACGGATTCGTCTGCCGGGTTAACCGACCAACAGATTCAAGAGAATCACATCACCATCGTTCCGTTGACGGTCATGATTGACGACACCATCTACGTGGAACGTGAATCAATCACCAACAAAGAATTTATTGATAAAATGAAAACGTCTAAAACGTTACCTAAGACTAGCCAGCCACCGTTGGGGTCTTTCGTGGAGACTTTTGACAAATTAGGTGAGGACGGCAGTAGTGTTATCTGCTTCACCATGTTGGAGGCTATCAGTGGGACCATTCACGCGGCTGAACAAGCGGCTAATCTCTCAAAGACTGACGTTACGGTCGTCGATAGCCAATTTACCGATCAGGCGTTGGCCTTCCAAGTGATCGAAGCCGCCCAGTTGGCCGCTCAAGGTGCCGATAAGGCTGCCATTTTGGAACGGGCCGCTAAAGTTCGGGATAACACCCACCTATTCATGGGCATCGTGACGTTGGAAAACATCCTCAAGGGGGGCCGGTTAGGTCGGGCCGCTGGGATGTTGACCTCATTGTTGAACATTAAGATCGTGTTGCAGGTTACCGGGGGTCAGTTGAAGGTCCGGGCCAAGGGTCGGGGAATGAAGACCATCGACCGGTACTTCGACAAGGTCTACGAGCAGATCAAGCAGACGCCGAATATCAAGGCGATTGGGATTTCGCACGTAGAGGCCTTTGACAGCATCGACAAGATACAGGCGCACTTGAAAGAACTCTTACCGGGGATGCCGGTATTGGTGCGTGAAACGGTGCCCATCATTGCGACCCACGGTGGACCAGGCGCTTTTGCGTTAATGTACTACACGGATCCAACCAAATAA
- a CDS encoding hemolysin III family protein produces the protein MEPTRSRTYQIVNEVLNAVTHGIGAGLSIAGLVILLLQAHAKGGAIRITTFAIYGAIMVLFYLASTLFHSLVFTRASHVFQIFDHCAIYLLIAGTYTPYTLLVIGGALGWTMFGVIWAMAILGIIYKAIWLGQHQILSTVIYVVMGWMCLLGIKPLYTGLGPVGFSLLFAGGVAFTVGAVLYSFKGVPFGHVIWHLFVMLGTGLMYFSILFYA, from the coding sequence TTGGAACCTACCCGTAGTCGGACATATCAAATTGTTAATGAGGTCTTAAACGCCGTGACGCACGGCATTGGTGCGGGGCTCAGCATCGCTGGTTTGGTGATTCTACTGCTCCAAGCCCACGCTAAAGGCGGTGCTATTCGCATCACCACGTTTGCCATCTATGGGGCCATCATGGTGTTGTTCTATCTGGCCTCGACGCTGTTCCATAGCCTGGTCTTCACCCGTGCCAGCCACGTTTTTCAAATCTTTGACCACTGTGCCATCTACCTATTGATTGCCGGGACCTACACCCCCTACACGTTACTGGTCATTGGCGGTGCCCTGGGGTGGACCATGTTCGGTGTCATCTGGGCCATGGCCATTCTGGGGATTATCTATAAAGCCATCTGGCTAGGACAGCATCAGATACTCTCAACGGTCATTTACGTGGTCATGGGCTGGATGTGTCTGCTGGGGATTAAGCCCCTATACACTGGCTTAGGACCCGTTGGTTTTAGTCTACTGTTCGCAGGCGGTGTCGCCTTTACCGTGGGCGCCGTCCTGTACAGCTTTAAAGGCGTTCCCTTTGGCCACGTGATCTGGCACCTCTTCGTGATGCTGGGGACCGGCCTGATGTACTTTTCAATTTTATTCTACGCTTAA